One part of the Ranitomeya imitator isolate aRanImi1 chromosome 10, aRanImi1.pri, whole genome shotgun sequence genome encodes these proteins:
- the LOC138652004 gene encoding uncharacterized protein, producing the protein MDQVVLRRLWVEVAKSLWEGFDIAPAKDKANFVKRLRIRWRSIKDRFNKGLRAEEERSKSGAAAAKSVPYKYSKCLQFLRPVLGRRQTHSSTLERARPAEAVLLESPSDPSQPSHSDSRLAPPSGEPAAGTSGVPLAEASGAPSFGYSRQRQRASDRPTMPEFLHLSTVFQNCFKALSDNMDTRLSNIDRRLETIETELSNPAKHFFSTIAKGMVEHLTPELQISVMQSCNTSYVRALQQAGVMQSATMAVVPSLASMTPTPAGEPLQPPHRGPRAERRHHRHHNIVPPTPAPAMPSSSRRRHHAGEPATGPKKKRGNTDGHTKRLWLLFQ; encoded by the exons atggaccaggtggtgttgaggcgtttgtgggtagaggtggcaaagtcgctgtgggagggctttgacatagctcctgcaaaggacaaagccaactttg ttaaaaggttgaggatcagatggcgatccatcaaggaccgtttcaataaggggctacgggcagaggaggagcgctcgaagagtggtgctgctgcggccaagtctgtgccctataaatattcaaaatgtttacagttcttaagaccagtccttggccgccgtca gacacacagcagcaccctcgagagagctcgcccCGCAGAAGCGGTCCTTCTTGAATCGCCATCTGatccatcacagccctcccacagcgacagcaggcttgcaccaccatctggtgaaccggcagccggtacatcaggtgttcccctggccgaggcctctggcgcaccttcgtttgggtattcccgacagcgccagcgggcctcggacaggccaaccatgcccgaatttttgcatttgagcacggttttccagaactgtttcaaggcgttgagcgataacatggacactcgtctgtccaatatcgaccggcgccttgaaacaattgaaaccgagctctcaaatccggcaaaacatttttttagtaccattgctaagggcatggtggaacaccttacgccggaactacagatttcagtgatgcagtcctgcaacacttcctacgtgagggctctccagcaggctggggtcatgcagtcagcgacaatggcagtagtgccgtcgctggcaagcatgactcccactcctgctggagagccactccagccaccccaccgtggtccacgtgccgagcgacgccaccacaggcaccataacatagtgccgccgactcctgctcctgccatgccttcatcctcccgtaggcgtcatcATGCTGGGGAACCTGCCACAGGAcccaaaaaaaaaagaggaaacacagacgGGCACACAAAGAGGCTCTGGTTGCTGTTCCAGTGA
- the LOC138652003 gene encoding uncharacterized protein translates to MMERTMNSIYMDMEMEFALAHAYAVACFNERERERRRWSRRRRFWIHPIVEVRESRGAYHCLFGELNDNREKYFEYTRMSQESFRYLLRRVEGSISRQDTQLRRAISAEERLLVTLRFLATGETFRSLHFQFRIGVSTLSGIIAETCRALWDNLREEYLPVPTSAIWEANAQKFNQVCNFPNCIGAVDGKHIRITKPAKSGSLFYNYKKYFSTVLMAIAGADCRFLAVDIGAFGRANDSRTFKESDMGQKLYGNNFNFPQPRPLPHTEGPAMPFVVVGDEAFQMSANLLKPYSSRGLDHTKRVFNYRLSRARRTVECAFGILVSKWRILGSAINLKIETVDEVVKACVVLHNFIMAKERINVELDEPIANPLPDYHDHPLRTSVEIAQMRDRFAAYFVSDVGRVSWQDQMV, encoded by the exons atgatggagcgaaccatgaacagtatctacatggatatggagatggaatttgccttggctcatgcctatgctgttgcctgttttaatgaaagggaaagggaaagacggagatggagtcgtcgccgccgcttttggatccaccctatagttgaagtccgggagagtcgtggagcataccattgcttgtttggcgaactgaatgacaaccgggaaaaatatttcgaatatacccggatgtcacaggagagcttccgctatcttctgcgtcgggtggaaggatccattagcaggcaggacacgcagctccggagagctatttccgcagaggaacggctgctggtgactctacg tttcctggctaccggagaaacgtttaggtcacttcattttcaattccggattggagtctccactctttcaggaattattgctgagacatgccgcgctttgtgggataatctccgggaggaatatttacctgtccctacaagtgcaatctgggaggccaacgcacagaaattcaaccaagtgtgtaattttccaaactgtattggcgctgtcgatggaaagcacattcggattaccaagcctgcgaaaagtggatcccttttctacaattataaaaaatacttttcaactgttctcatggcaattgccggtgcggactgccgttttctcgcagtggacattggtgcatttgggcgtgcaaatgactcgcgcacatttaaagagtcggatatgggccaaaagttatatggaaacaattttaatttcccacagccacgacctcttccccacaccgaaggcccggcgatgccatttgttgtggtaggggatgaggcattccaaatgtctgccaacctattgaaaccctactccagtcggggcttggaccatacaaaaagggttttcaattacagactgtccagggccagaaggactgtggagtgcgcctttggcatcctcgtttccaaatggcggatattgggatcggccattaatcttaaaattgaaacagtggatgaggtggtgaaggcttgtgtggttctccacaatttcattatggccaaagagagaataaatgttgaactggatgaacccatagccaaccccttgcccgattaccatgatcatcctctgaggacaagtgtggaaattgcgcagatgcgtgatcgttttgcggcctattttgtgtcagatgttggccgtgtgtcatggcaagatcaaatggtgtag